A window of Notolabrus celidotus isolate fNotCel1 chromosome 11, fNotCel1.pri, whole genome shotgun sequence contains these coding sequences:
- the rnf41 gene encoding E3 ubiquitin-protein ligase NRDP1: MGYDITRFQGEVDEDLLCPICSGVLEEPVQAPHCEHAFCNACITQWFAQQQICPVDRTVVTLAHLRPVPRIMRNMLSKLQINCDNAGFGCTATLRLDQLQSHLKDCEHNPKRPVNCEEGCGLEMPKDELPNHNCIKHLRSVVQLQQTKISELEKTVAEHKHQLGEQKRDIQLLKAYMRAIRSANPNLQNLEESIEYNEILEWVNSMQPARVTRWGGMISTPDAVLQAVIKRSLIDSGCPLSIVNDLIENAHERNWPQGLATLETRQMNRRYYENYVAKRIPGKQAVVVMACENQHMGEDMILEPGLVMIFAHGVEEIL, encoded by the exons ATGGGGTACGACATTACGAGGTTCCAAGGGGAGGTGGATGAAGACCTGCTGTGCCCTATATGCAGTGGAGTTCTTGAAGAACCAGTGCAG GCTCCACACTGTGAGCATGCCTTCTGCAACGCCTGTATAACACAGTGGTTCGCACAGCAGCAGATATGTCCTGTTGACCGCACGGTTGTGACGCTAGCTCACCTCCGACCTGTGCCCCGCATCATGCGCAACATGCTGTCCAAACTGCAGATCAACTGTGACAATGCGGGTTTCGGCTGCACAGCAACACTGCGGCTTGACCAGCTTCAGTCACACCTGAAGGACTGTGAGCACAACCCTAAGAGGCCCGTCAACTGTGAGGAGGGGTGTGG GCTTGAGATGCCCAAAGATGAGCTACCCAACCATAACTGCATCAAACACTTGCGGAGTGTCGTCCAGCTGCAGCAGACAAAGATCTCAGAGCTGGAGAAAACTGTGGCTGAACATAAACACCAATTAGGGGAACAA AAACGGGACATTCAGCTGCTAAAAGCCTACATGAGAGCCATCCGCAGTGCGAACCCAAACCTTCAAAACCTGGAGGAGAGCATCGAGTACAATGAGATCTTAGA GTGGGTGAACTCCATGCAGCCTGCTAGAGTCACGCGCTGGGGCGGTATGATCTCCACGCCCGATGCTGTGCTCCAAGCAGTAATCAAACGCTCCCTGATCGACAGCGGCTGCCCGCTGTCCATTGTGAACGACCTGATCGAGAACGCCCACGAGCGGAACTGGCCGCAGGGATTGGCCACGCTCGAGACGCGGCAGATGAACAGGCGCTACTATGAGAACTACGTTGCTAAGCGTATTCCTGGCAAGCAGGCGGTGGTGGTGATGGCCTGTGAGAATCAGCATATGGGGGAGGATATGATCCTGGAGCCCGGCCTGGTCATGATCTTTGCTCACGGAGTGGAGGAGATCTTATAA